In Setaria viridis chromosome 5, Setaria_viridis_v4.0, whole genome shotgun sequence, the genomic stretch CTGAATTTTTCAATAGTGGACATTAGAACAAAATTTGTTCGAGAACAGCAAAGCACACAGCATGATTTTGAGAATGCTGGACACCAAGACAACTTTGACCTCTCAGTGTTGTTGATTTCCTTTTAATACTGACACGATATCTTGCCGTAGTACAAATAAATCCTTATCATTTTAAAATACTGGCATGATTACTGATTGATGGCAACAAGGACAGTAGGAGACAAACATGAAGTATTTTGACATCATAGAGGCCCACAAGTAAAGGTCCAGTAAACGAATCAGTATAAAGTAAATTGTCAGTTGAACTTACAGCTGCCTCAATATTTGCTGGAGACTCGTCATTTGGACTAGAGAGCATAGAAATAATGCTTAGAACTATACTTTCAACCTACAAACAAAAAACAATAATCAACTCAACAATTAGCGAAAGCATACATAAAAATATTCACTGCTGAAAGGAGCCTGCACTTTATCACTCTACCTAGAGACCCAATGAGAGTATTCTCTATCTATCCAGTGGAAGCTAGCAACAATTCTAGAATTGTTCACCACACAGAAGAATACATGTCAATATATTATTAGTAAAGCATCTGCCCGCAAGGCAATCAGCAAATGCAACAATCTCTCAAAGACCAGATGATGAATCCCAAAAAATAAGGAATTCCCTAGCAATAAGCACTCATAAAGCATCAAATCATAATGAAATTCAAAGAGTATACAAATCAGTCAGTGAACTTCTGAATATTGTTTTCGTGGTGTATGGCAGTAAATTTAACTAATAAAGGCTTCCATACGGAATAAGTTAATGGGTATGGGATGGTACTAATACAGAACACAAAATGAAAATGGAGAAGGAATATGTTAGCACCGGAGACATTGTGTACGAAGCCTTACTGTATGCACAGGTGTCCAACGCTCACTGGCAAGCTCATAGCCGTTGGGATCTTCACCAGGTGGATGAAGAATAGAGATACACACCCGCCCATCAGGATAAACTGCCAATTGCCCAAATATTATGCATGATGTCAGAAATCAGAATTACAGATCAAGTATAAATAAATGTGAGTTCACAGCAATAAAGAGCTGACCATTCGGATGCCACATTTCAGATGTAAATCTGACTGATGGTGGGCTGTTCGGGTAATTTTGAGGGAAGCTCATTATAGCATTGAAGTACCCTCCATCACTGCAAAATGAAGGTTAATATTAGTGTGTTACTCAGAAGATAAATAAAATACTTTTACATGATTGCATCAAGAAACTTCAAAGACAAATACAAGGCCAGCAAATCAACAGTTTTATCTTTAAGGTTTGTCAGTAGTTCAAAAAGCTTTAGCTGAGTTTATTCATTCAAGACTCAGATCACATGTTTTGTTTGAGATTGATGTGATTATCAAGTAATGCATTAAAGCTGGAAATATATTGATCACAACTATCCAAACTCCTGAAGGTATTTTTAGGTTCCAGTTAAATTTTCCTTGCAGTGCACTATTTCTTTGCAACAAAGTGAACATAAACATTTGGTACAAGAAACAAACACCTAACCTAATAGCTCCACTGCTTGCTAGTCCATTAGGCCAGTATAGAACCGTGCTGCAATATACGTTATGGTGAGTAGCCAGCCAGCAACAAAACTGACACGTATCACTACTCTATCAATGATGCTGGACAACCATCCGACCACTTGGTCAGGATTTATCAAAGAGAACATACTTCATGATAATTATTccagtctaatattcatgtttaTTTGATCACAGGCCATCTTTTAATGCCTAGCATGATTGCACTAGGTTTTAAGTCTATGATTTTGTTATCAATATGAACTGAATTTGATCTTCATAAAATGTACCCAAAGTAAGCTAGCATGTATTTTAAGAAATTTTAAACTAACATCTCAAATGTCCAATTCCATGTAACCAATTTCAAATATGCAGCTGAAAAAGAAACTgatagacaaaaaaaaaacacagccaCACTAGTTCAGATTATGTAGTGATATGTATGGCCATAAATGACAAGTTGCTTTGCTACTTTCCATGCTGAGCTAATGGCAGGCTATTCAAGAAACTCTCAAGTGTGCTGCATGCTCTTCCATACAAACCACATCCTTACGTATGAGATAACAATTATCAAACATAACAGATGTTTGCAACTGTGCATAACTACATATACACCAAACTCATCTACCAACACTAGTGTTCTTTCAAATTTATAACTATCAGACTATCAGTTACTCAAGTGTTGTTTTATGTGTGCAGAACTCCACAAAATGGCAGGCATACTTACAACATGTGGCGACCATTCTAGTCCATACTGTATTTGAGTAATTAGTAGTCAGTGTATTTACTTCGAATCTGTGTGTTTTCCCTCTACTTCCAACTCATATTTCAAATCTGAACAGGAAGACACATTCTGCTATAAAAATTCTGCTCAGGCACCACTGCACCATATAGCTTGACAAAATTGAAATTCAGGTGGCACTACTCATGCAAGTGCCACAAAGTCACTCAATATTGAATCGCGGGAAACAAAGTGTTCCTGAAGAATTTCTCCCATCTATCTTTTACAAACTCCAAAACAAACATGCAGTTCCATTTCACAGGATGATGTAGCTGAAGAACCCATCCGAAACTACCACGAGACCGTCCCCTGCAGCATGCCAATGGAGCCTAATTCCCCCCATTTTCAAATATGAAACCCAACCCAGCAGTACACACAATTTATCCCGGAACTGCTGTCCCCCTGGTAGGCATATGCAGACCCAATTCTAGGTATTGTACGACCACATATTCAGAAACCACAAATTAGACGATAAACAGAGCAACCCACACAATACGAACCAAACAAATTCGATGGAACTTGGCACCAGCCATGTAGCCAAGTTGTTGCACTACTAGCCTCCTAGGGGTATGCCACCCGCTGCAACAATCAACATGCCAAGCAAATTCAGCCGCACACCAGGCTCCGCTAGAAACGAATCCTGGGGAAAGGTTCTCCGTCGCTGCTTCCGAGCCACAGATGCACACTAAACACCATAATTCTCATGGCACCAACACAGCGAACAAGGAAATCCATAGCGATAAGCGAAACGGAGAGAAAATCCAACTCACTATAGGGTGTCGGGCGGGCCGATGATGGTGACCTGCCACTCGAACACGTTGCTGTCGTCGACCAGCCCAGCCGAGAACCCATCCACCGGGTGCTTCGCTAGATCTGCGCCAAACAACACCATACCGCAAAACCACAAATCAGTCAGCCAATCAATCCGCATGGCTAGAAAGAAAAATCGAGCGGAAACAGATGCAGGGATAACTCAAGCGGTGCCGCACCTCTGAGCTGCTTCTGGAGGAGGAGGCTTGCCTGGCTGGTGGTGGCCGCCATGGGAGGGGATCGGCGGGCGGTGGCTGGGCTAGGTTTTTGCGGCGCGCGGAATGATTCGCGCTCTCGGTACGCGGTGACGCGAATTGATGGGCGCCGCTGGCGCCTTATTTATAGACGTGAGGCGGGGAGCTCGGAGAAGATGGGAATCGGGAAGTGGGGCGAGCGGTGTGGGGAAGGAGAACGAAGCGGTGGTTGACTGGTAGGGCGGCCGCTCTGCCTCTGCCTGTCTCTCTGCTGTCTGCTCTGCTACCCCGTGGCCATGGGGTATCGTATTTATTATGACAAGGGGTCAATTTGGAGCAAGATTGTGACGTCAATTTGGATTTTTGAGTAATTTCAAGTCTTTCATAcgaggattttttttaaaaaaatgcatttCATACGAATATACTAGTACTGATGGAAACCATTTCTTAGATAAATTGACTACACGAGCCCTCGCATTCGAACATTTCGTCCTAGCCATCCAGGTGGTTCATCCTATTTGTCATTTTACGTAGTATAAAATGAAGACTACCATTTGGATTTGGCTCACAAGAACTCTACCGAATCGAACCTGTTCCACGGTGCTCGTTATTGGACGAAATTAGTGCGGTCATCGGGAAAGAATCGGTGTCTCTGTCTAAAAAGGCCTAGGACAACATAAACATGTTTGCTCACGTGAGCACAAATAGCAAATAGTACCACTAATGTCAGTGTCAGTTTCACGAAGAGTTTCATGGGCACTAAATTTTATGTCATATACTAGTCATTTTGCTAACTTGGTAAAGTCATTTATGAGGAGAGTTTCATCAGAGGTGAGAGGAGTTCCATTTCTGTGACATTTCGCAACAATTATCTAGTTCTCAGTCTTGATAACTGTACAATAAACTGTATACTGAGATTGGACTACTCAAAATTTGCATCGAATGGTCTGCATCCGATCATCTGAATAGAAAAATCACAAGCATTCTATGGCAACTACCCTATGTTTGACTGGTGGGAACAGTCAGCTTCAGTCTAACAGAGGAGGAATTGTAAATCGTAACGCTTCCTGGGAGAAGGCTGACCCGATTGGAATCACCGCCCTGGAGCCGCCTCCGCGGAATGGCCGACATGCTGTTTTCTGCATCAAAACAGGCAGAAAAATCACAACGCGGAATAAAGAAAGCACGCCGTCGACTAACGAAACGATCCGGCCATCGAACCTGCATGCTTGGCCATCCCCCGCGATCGACGGCTTGTTTTTTAATACAGATCGCAGGAGCCTCACTTGGACAGTTGGACGCTGCCTTGTTCCTGGCCAGCCTTCACTACACACCGCAGCACATCATCGCTCGGCCAGTCGTCCAGCCAGGAAGGCTGCACGGCCGAGCGCCGGGCGGTGTCCTCCTCGTGGTCGTGGGCGCCGGACGCCACCGACGGCAACGCACGCGAGCCGGACGAGCGTTTCAAGCAAATGGGCCGACAAAGGTGGCGTGGGTGCG encodes the following:
- the LOC117857620 gene encoding ubiquitin-conjugating enzyme E2 7 isoform X2 — encoded protein: MAATTSQASLLLQKQLRDLAKHPVDGFSAGLVDDSNVFEWQVTIIGPPDTLYDGGYFNAIMSFPQNYPNSPPSVRFTSEMWHPNVYPDGRVCISILHPPGEDPNGYELASERWTPVHTVESIVLSIISMLSSPNDESPANIEAAKEWREKREDFKKKVRRIVRKSQEML
- the LOC117857620 gene encoding ubiquitin-conjugating enzyme E2 7 isoform X1, translated to MAATTSQASLLLQKQLRDLAKHPVDGFSAGLVDDSNVFEWQVTIIGPPDTLYTVLYWPNGLASSGAISDGGYFNAIMSFPQNYPNSPPSVRFTSEMWHPNVYPDGRVCISILHPPGEDPNGYELASERWTPVHTVESIVLSIISMLSSPNDESPANIEAAKEWREKREDFKKKVRRIVRKSQEML